A genomic segment from Effusibacillus lacus encodes:
- a CDS encoding ATP-dependent nuclease translates to MRLSRITIKNFRRIEYADITIAPTTFIIGHNNIGKTTIIKAIDALLSLSETVKPQDFRILKDKSIADTIEICGFFSDIDDATANSRGFKGRVVGGQYIYKKTYNLSSPSKPKITTFQYDYEITDQFQGITTWEDLMSCTGLSEEELTSILSEKRPKKDTLPKEWELKIDGAVEWKLDSEPKEVENPGGIPSVVLSKLPRLVHIPSYTDVNDIGKADGNKTLLGECLGILFEDLMSQNEIAAGIQAQLELLQTQMSPETDGSIIDRLCKEVNQVISDVFPDCGIAINPSLNNLSSVLKPQYSVELYSNVHTDAERQGTGLVRTGIFSMLRYHSHIKLKEGATSRPLLVAFEEPEIYLHPSAANLLRDTIYALGQSDQIICTTHSPWMIDLSKDWQSLTKLYINQNDYTSALNYGLSDATSTLQENEKEQIKMIKTFDDELSRIFFAEKCVVVEGDSELIAIKNSLKHLPPSIRKEILSKVQVVKARGKGAIIPIIKYLKALSIPFHVIHDRDKGKEGAEKFNNPILEAAGAPQRVSVLDNCLEDCLGYSVPSSDKPYHTHLETSKWTSWDDIPETWKEVMQKAFEFSL, encoded by the coding sequence ATGAGGCTCAGCAGGATTACAATAAAGAACTTTCGTCGTATTGAATACGCTGACATCACCATTGCACCTACGACATTCATTATTGGACATAACAATATCGGAAAGACTACCATAATAAAAGCCATTGATGCCTTGCTATCATTAAGTGAGACTGTAAAACCGCAAGATTTTAGAATACTGAAAGATAAATCAATTGCTGACACCATCGAAATTTGTGGCTTTTTTTCTGACATAGATGATGCTACTGCTAACAGTCGAGGCTTCAAAGGGAGGGTGGTAGGAGGTCAGTATATATACAAAAAAACTTATAATTTAAGCTCACCTTCAAAACCGAAAATTACCACTTTTCAGTATGATTACGAAATAACTGATCAATTCCAAGGTATCACGACATGGGAAGACTTAATGAGTTGTACTGGATTAAGCGAAGAAGAACTTACTTCCATTCTTTCGGAGAAAAGACCCAAGAAAGACACGCTACCTAAAGAGTGGGAGCTTAAGATTGACGGGGCGGTTGAGTGGAAACTTGATTCAGAACCTAAGGAAGTTGAAAATCCCGGAGGCATACCTAGCGTTGTTCTTTCAAAGTTACCTAGGCTAGTTCATATTCCGTCATACACCGACGTTAATGATATTGGAAAGGCGGATGGGAATAAAACCCTACTGGGCGAATGTCTGGGTATCCTTTTCGAAGATCTGATGTCACAAAACGAAATTGCTGCAGGAATTCAAGCTCAACTAGAACTATTGCAAACACAGATGTCACCGGAGACAGATGGCTCAATTATTGATCGGTTGTGTAAAGAAGTTAATCAGGTTATCTCTGATGTGTTCCCTGATTGTGGTATTGCCATAAATCCATCGTTAAATAACTTATCAAGCGTCCTAAAACCTCAGTATTCGGTCGAGCTTTATTCCAACGTTCATACAGATGCCGAACGCCAAGGAACGGGACTGGTTCGGACTGGGATCTTCTCAATGTTAAGGTACCATTCTCACATTAAACTTAAGGAAGGAGCTACATCAAGACCGTTACTTGTCGCCTTTGAAGAACCGGAAATATATTTGCATCCTTCAGCTGCTAATTTACTACGTGATACGATCTACGCTTTGGGTCAGTCCGATCAAATTATATGCACGACTCATTCACCTTGGATGATCGATTTAAGCAAAGATTGGCAAAGCTTGACGAAGTTGTACATAAACCAAAATGACTATACATCTGCATTAAACTACGGACTTTCCGATGCGACCTCTACTTTACAGGAAAATGAAAAAGAACAAATAAAGATGATTAAGACTTTCGATGATGAATTGTCAAGAATCTTTTTCGCTGAAAAGTGTGTCGTTGTTGAGGGGGACTCTGAGCTAATCGCCATAAAAAATTCGTTGAAACATTTGCCTCCATCCATTCGAAAAGAAATCTTATCAAAAGTGCAAGTTGTCAAGGCCAGAGGCAAAGGAGCTATTATTCCAATCATAAAGTATCTGAAGGCTCTTTCTATACCCTTTCATGTAATTCATGACAGAGATAAGGGGAAAGAAGGAGCTGAGAAATTTAACAACCCCATTTTAGAAGCAGCGGGGGCCCCCCAACGGGTTTCCGTCTTAGATAATTGTCTTGAGGATTGTCTTGGTTATTCAGTCCCTTCATCGGACAAGCCGTATCACACTCACCTGGAAACGTCTAAATGGACATCATGGGATGATATTCCTGAAACTTGGAAAGAAGTGATGCAGAAAGCATTCGAGTTTTCCTTATAA